One Myxococcus xanthus genomic region harbors:
- a CDS encoding sensor domain-containing diguanylate cyclase has protein sequence MTSLPEFPSPGRLLRLAVRSIPAAASLATFIHLARGGFRGLNTLGWTEAALVGCLLVGIAVAAWRRAMRGAVGAIVDLRDDLDLGGTLISAAFVVVAIGGGDLFPIVYLLMAFLVAFLPRNAGLTLLGVALVYDALVTLGGPVPNATGYLTHAAFLALFSGLYHLVLAARIAAARRAESDAVQKRIREVEERARTFRLVSSGTQDSFSGMSSDEKWLVASVKEIEGAVQAALEIAETGLRTYTCAAFLLTSDDRSLKLYDCRSGSERVQRERFNAGEGIIGGVLKRRAPVRMNSPNGLKGVTHYEGSGPAVQALLAVPILEASGLVRGVLVADRLANEPFSDQDEKLLSTIAGEVLRSIEVERVMSYIRKTRDEKDRFFRAIEELNRAGSPDQVFVAVLESTRQLAGLDFCAVTLVSEVDGKRMHRVVRMSGVTAQGQALSGQSFEDNNGLVANVVRYGAPLPGRDIKAMDRQIIFDDETQIRGLGALKIFPLVAGDRILGTLVAGSRKKAAFEQDVLRMIEVIAIQAAQAVLRAQLYEQMERMATTDGLTGLYNHRTFQAKADEVLAQSRRYQRKFSLILTDVDHFKSVNDTYGHPTGDQVLKGVARIIKTMARDTDIVARYGGEEFVIIMPETDAKGAFTISERIREAVKAEVFQTEMGPLRITMSLGIATFPDSAMEKQQLIDLADQCLYHSKRNGRNQSVTVDIMQGGRKQLKAANAS, from the coding sequence ATGACGTCGCTTCCCGAGTTTCCGTCTCCCGGAAGGTTGCTGCGTCTCGCGGTCCGGTCCATTCCCGCCGCGGCCTCGCTCGCCACGTTCATCCACCTGGCGCGCGGCGGCTTCCGGGGGTTGAACACCCTGGGGTGGACCGAGGCGGCCCTGGTGGGCTGCCTCCTGGTGGGCATCGCCGTGGCCGCCTGGCGCCGGGCCATGCGTGGCGCGGTGGGCGCAATCGTCGACCTGCGCGATGACCTGGACCTGGGCGGCACGCTCATCTCCGCGGCCTTCGTCGTGGTGGCCATTGGCGGCGGGGACTTGTTCCCCATCGTCTACCTGCTGATGGCGTTCCTGGTGGCCTTCCTGCCGCGCAACGCGGGCCTCACGCTGCTGGGCGTGGCGCTGGTGTACGACGCGCTGGTGACCCTGGGCGGTCCGGTGCCCAACGCCACGGGCTACCTGACGCACGCGGCCTTCCTGGCGCTGTTCTCCGGCCTCTACCACCTGGTGCTGGCGGCACGCATCGCCGCCGCGCGCCGGGCGGAGAGCGACGCGGTGCAAAAGCGCATCCGTGAGGTGGAGGAGCGGGCGCGCACCTTCCGGCTGGTGTCGTCCGGTACGCAGGACAGCTTCAGCGGGATGAGCTCGGACGAGAAGTGGCTGGTGGCCTCGGTGAAGGAGATCGAAGGCGCCGTGCAGGCCGCGCTCGAAATCGCGGAGACGGGGCTGCGCACGTACACCTGCGCCGCGTTCCTGCTCACTTCGGATGATCGGAGCCTCAAGCTGTACGACTGCCGCTCCGGCTCCGAGCGCGTGCAGCGCGAGCGCTTCAACGCGGGTGAGGGCATCATCGGCGGTGTGCTCAAGCGCCGCGCCCCGGTGCGGATGAACTCGCCGAACGGGCTCAAGGGCGTGACGCACTACGAGGGCAGCGGCCCCGCGGTGCAGGCGCTGCTCGCGGTGCCCATCCTGGAGGCCAGCGGACTGGTGCGCGGCGTGCTGGTGGCGGACCGGCTGGCGAACGAGCCCTTCAGCGACCAGGACGAAAAGCTGCTGTCCACCATTGCCGGCGAGGTGCTGCGCTCCATCGAGGTGGAGCGGGTGATGAGCTACATCCGCAAGACGCGCGACGAGAAGGACCGGTTCTTCCGCGCCATCGAGGAGCTCAACCGCGCGGGCAGCCCGGACCAGGTGTTCGTGGCGGTGCTGGAGAGCACCCGGCAGCTCGCGGGCCTGGACTTCTGTGCGGTGACGCTGGTGTCCGAGGTCGACGGCAAGCGCATGCACCGCGTGGTGCGCATGTCCGGCGTGACGGCGCAGGGCCAGGCGCTGTCCGGCCAGAGTTTCGAGGACAACAACGGGCTGGTGGCCAACGTGGTCCGCTACGGGGCGCCGCTGCCGGGCCGCGACATCAAGGCGATGGACCGGCAGATCATCTTCGACGACGAGACGCAGATTCGCGGCCTGGGTGCGCTGAAGATCTTCCCGCTGGTGGCGGGGGACCGCATCCTGGGCACGCTGGTGGCCGGCTCGCGCAAGAAGGCCGCGTTCGAGCAGGACGTGCTGCGGATGATTGAGGTCATCGCCATCCAGGCCGCGCAGGCGGTGCTGCGCGCGCAGCTCTACGAGCAGATGGAGCGCATGGCCACCACGGACGGCCTCACCGGCCTGTACAACCACCGCACCTTCCAGGCGAAGGCGGACGAGGTGCTGGCCCAGTCCCGGCGCTACCAGCGCAAGTTCTCGCTCATCCTCACGGACGTGGACCACTTCAAGAGCGTCAACGACACCTACGGCCACCCGACGGGCGACCAGGTGCTCAAGGGCGTGGCCCGCATCATCAAGACGATGGCGCGCGATACGGACATCGTCGCCCGCTACGGCGGCGAGGAGTTCGTCATCATCATGCCGGAGACGGACGCCAAGGGCGCCTTCACCATCTCCGAGCGCATCCGCGAGGCCGTGAAGGCGGAGGTGTTCCAGACGGAGATGGGGCCGCTGAGGATCACCATGTCGCTGGGCATCGCCACGTTCCCCGACAGTGCCATGGAGAAGCAGCAGCTCATCGACCTGGCCGACCAGTGCCTCTACCACTCGAAGCGCAACGGCCGGAACCAGTCCGTCACCGTGGACATCATGCAGGGAGGGCGCAAGCAGCTGAAGGCGGCGAACGCGTCCTGA
- a CDS encoding di-heme oxidoreductase family protein yields the protein MAVVVLVATLLVGDAFAATFGVTPSGASAVFYVDTNAWADIHYVRNNQGQLNYRMGIVNGRNQYTVTGLSAGETIDYSFTYWDESCNCARDTAWTRYTHSDTTPPPPPPDAGTDAGTPPPPTDAGTPPLGPIVPLYTTSTPLEPTTVQETASAIITRVGDRVRDRHAREDMFQAYDHYLPLYFQARTHSIEIVDEVAKGGNRITVNLHTVYPYERPDFRAFFRGLGTVAEYFHNAQFTPVNDYHFTSSVNFNAKEGRAIRVGDRMELEVGVFLRQPVEGRFNYYATTYLYMVGSGGVVPFDVTGSIRDSIPMPQAGWSGGRTTLSSPQSNEPDNRFLQMANNLAPVSAQPFVEGRRIHHTNFGDGSHSEPGNPALTQHQGKLGPNYVAPSCVACHVQNGRALPPGNNTTLTNYVVKVGQANGAADPFLGYRLQPRRTSGTPEGEARITGWTVSSGTYGDGTRFELRRPHYGFTNNTPTNYSARITPQLVGMGLLEAIPESAIAALADPNDSNGDGISGRMHPVRDPQTGVTRLGRFGWKASTATVRHQVAEALNSDIGVTTSVYPSLDCGPSQQGCTGTSTELANTELDKLTRYISLLGVPARRDLSDATALRGETLFNNAGCARCHVATLTTSEFHPHAELRGQTIRPYTDLLLHDMGAGLADNLPDGQATGAEWRTAPLWGIGLTAGVSGGEAYLHDGRARNLAEAILWHGGEGQAARNNFANMNSTDRNALLTFLRSL from the coding sequence ATGGCCGTTGTCGTACTGGTCGCAACCCTCTTGGTGGGCGACGCGTTCGCAGCCACCTTTGGAGTCACGCCGTCGGGCGCGTCCGCCGTCTTCTACGTCGACACCAACGCCTGGGCGGACATCCACTACGTCCGCAACAATCAGGGGCAGCTCAACTATCGGATGGGCATCGTCAACGGCCGGAACCAGTACACGGTGACGGGCCTGTCCGCGGGCGAAACCATCGACTACTCCTTCACGTACTGGGACGAGTCCTGCAACTGTGCCCGTGACACGGCGTGGACGCGCTACACGCATTCCGACACGACCCCGCCTCCGCCCCCGCCGGACGCGGGCACCGACGCGGGCACGCCGCCGCCTCCCACGGACGCGGGCACGCCCCCCCTGGGCCCCATCGTCCCGCTGTACACCACGTCCACGCCGCTGGAGCCCACCACGGTCCAGGAGACGGCCTCCGCCATCATCACCCGCGTGGGCGACCGGGTCCGGGATCGCCACGCGCGCGAGGACATGTTCCAGGCGTACGACCACTACCTGCCCCTCTACTTCCAGGCGCGCACGCACTCCATCGAGATCGTCGACGAGGTCGCCAAGGGCGGCAACCGCATCACGGTGAACCTACACACCGTCTATCCCTACGAGCGCCCTGACTTCCGCGCCTTCTTCCGCGGACTCGGCACCGTGGCGGAGTACTTCCACAATGCCCAGTTCACCCCGGTGAATGACTATCACTTCACGTCCAGCGTCAACTTCAACGCCAAGGAAGGCCGCGCCATCCGCGTGGGCGACCGAATGGAGCTGGAGGTGGGCGTCTTCCTTCGTCAACCGGTGGAAGGCCGTTTCAACTACTACGCCACCACGTACCTCTACATGGTCGGCTCGGGCGGCGTGGTGCCCTTCGACGTCACGGGTTCCATCCGGGACTCCATCCCCATGCCGCAGGCGGGCTGGAGCGGAGGCCGCACCACGCTGAGCTCGCCGCAGTCCAACGAGCCCGACAACCGCTTCCTGCAGATGGCCAACAACCTGGCGCCGGTCAGCGCGCAGCCCTTCGTGGAAGGCCGCCGCATCCACCACACGAACTTCGGTGATGGCAGCCACTCCGAACCGGGCAACCCCGCGCTCACGCAGCACCAGGGCAAGCTGGGCCCAAACTACGTCGCCCCGTCCTGCGTCGCCTGCCACGTGCAGAATGGCCGCGCCCTGCCTCCGGGCAACAACACGACGCTGACGAACTACGTGGTGAAGGTGGGGCAGGCCAACGGCGCCGCCGACCCGTTCCTCGGCTACCGGCTGCAGCCGCGCCGCACCAGCGGCACGCCCGAGGGCGAGGCCCGCATCACCGGGTGGACCGTCAGCTCCGGCACCTACGGGGACGGCACCCGGTTCGAGCTGCGCCGGCCCCACTACGGCTTCACCAACAACACGCCCACGAACTACTCGGCGCGCATCACCCCGCAGCTGGTAGGCATGGGCCTGCTGGAGGCCATCCCCGAGTCGGCCATCGCCGCGCTGGCGGACCCCAATGACAGCAACGGAGACGGCATCTCCGGCCGCATGCACCCGGTGCGCGACCCGCAGACGGGCGTGACGCGCCTGGGCCGCTTCGGCTGGAAGGCCAGCACCGCCACGGTCCGCCACCAGGTGGCCGAGGCCCTCAACAGCGACATCGGCGTCACCACCTCCGTGTACCCATCGCTGGACTGCGGCCCATCGCAGCAGGGCTGCACCGGCACCAGCACCGAGCTGGCCAACACGGAGCTGGACAAGCTCACGCGCTACATCTCCCTGCTGGGCGTGCCGGCGCGCCGCGACCTGAGCGACGCCACGGCGCTGCGCGGTGAGACGCTGTTCAACAACGCGGGCTGCGCGCGGTGCCACGTGGCCACCCTGACGACCAGCGAGTTCCACCCGCACGCGGAGCTGCGCGGCCAGACCATCCGCCCGTACACGGACCTGCTGCTGCACGACATGGGCGCGGGGCTGGCGGACAACCTGCCGGACGGCCAGGCCACGGGCGCGGAGTGGCGCACGGCCCCGCTCTGGGGCATCGGCCTGACGGCGGGCGTCAGCGGCGGCGAGGCCTACCTGCACGACGGCCGCGCCCGCAACCTGGCCGAGGCCATCCTCTGGCACGGCGGCGAGGGCCAGGCGGCGCGCAACAACTTCGCCAACATGAACAGCACGGACCGCAACGCGCTGCTGACGTTCCTGCGCTCGCTGTAA
- a CDS encoding class I SAM-dependent methyltransferase produces the protein MAWRGASWMAESVAPSLRAWWMRGRRVTLVPLAVTTSTKVDAALVREARAVAARWGVPFLPRRAKESVAPWLGTKAAALLVVGGDGVTLWDAEGSFGFHAGMAHLRRMRLRAGEPDAFVRVAELRAGDSVLDCTLGLAQDAMVASLAVGPSGRVVGLERSLALGAVAGEGLRRYALGEDSGLIEVVHADAREYLKTLPSRAFDVVFFDPMFAKPRKSQPAFDMLRRFAEHAPLTQETLEEARRVARRWVVVKGAKYTDDLRKLGLEDEPGSRFTDVIWGRVGPSVEP, from the coding sequence GTGGCGTGGCGCGGAGCGTCGTGGATGGCGGAATCCGTTGCTCCTTCGCTGCGGGCATGGTGGATGCGAGGCAGGAGGGTGACCCTGGTACCGCTGGCAGTGACGACGAGCACGAAGGTGGACGCGGCGCTGGTGCGCGAGGCGCGTGCCGTGGCGGCGCGGTGGGGTGTGCCCTTCCTGCCTCGGCGCGCGAAGGAGAGCGTGGCGCCGTGGCTGGGGACGAAGGCGGCGGCGCTCTTGGTGGTGGGCGGTGACGGCGTGACGCTGTGGGACGCGGAGGGCTCGTTCGGGTTCCACGCGGGCATGGCGCACCTGCGGCGGATGCGGCTGCGGGCGGGGGAGCCGGATGCCTTCGTTCGGGTGGCGGAGCTTCGCGCCGGGGACTCGGTGCTGGACTGCACGTTGGGGCTGGCGCAGGACGCGATGGTGGCGTCACTGGCGGTGGGGCCCTCGGGGCGCGTGGTGGGGCTGGAGCGGAGCCTGGCGCTGGGGGCGGTGGCGGGGGAGGGGCTGCGGCGCTATGCGCTGGGCGAGGACTCAGGGCTCATTGAAGTGGTGCATGCGGATGCTCGCGAGTACCTGAAGACGTTGCCGTCGCGCGCGTTCGACGTTGTCTTCTTCGATCCGATGTTCGCGAAGCCGCGCAAGTCACAGCCGGCGTTCGACATGCTGCGCCGCTTCGCGGAACACGCGCCCCTGACGCAGGAGACGCTGGAGGAAGCCCGGCGCGTGGCGCGGCGGTGGGTGGTGGTGAAGGGCGCGAAGTACACCGACGACCTTCGCAAGCTGGGTCTGGAGGACGAGCCCGGCTCGCGCTTCACCGACGTCATCTGGGGCCGCGTGGGGCCCTCCGTCGAGCCGTGA
- a CDS encoding Uma2 family endonuclease: MSRGKNRKPATYEDIEQLPVGWVGEIVDDSLYASPRPAYGHLRAAARLTSLLAHPFELSREGPGSWWFLVEPELHFARDVVVPDVAGWRSERLPEPPDPELPWISTAPDWLCEVLSPSTRSLDRVRKMPLYFREGVANMWIIDPVRQSLEVYRRGTTSWVRSQLFTGNVTVNAEPFEVLPLDLGLLWTPRMGGTVQP; encoded by the coding sequence ATGAGCAGGGGCAAGAATCGGAAACCAGCGACCTACGAGGACATCGAGCAGCTTCCGGTCGGCTGGGTCGGAGAAATCGTCGACGACTCGCTGTACGCCTCGCCCAGGCCCGCCTACGGGCACCTGCGCGCTGCCGCCCGGCTGACGAGCCTCCTCGCGCATCCCTTCGAACTCTCACGTGAGGGTCCTGGTAGCTGGTGGTTCCTGGTTGAACCCGAACTCCACTTCGCTCGCGATGTGGTGGTGCCCGACGTGGCCGGATGGCGCAGCGAGAGGCTGCCAGAGCCCCCAGACCCCGAGCTGCCCTGGATCAGCACTGCGCCAGACTGGCTGTGCGAAGTCCTGTCCCCCTCCACGCGAAGCCTGGACCGGGTCCGAAAGATGCCGCTGTATTTCCGTGAAGGCGTGGCGAACATGTGGATCATCGATCCCGTTCGCCAGTCCCTGGAGGTCTACCGGCGTGGGACCACGAGCTGGGTCCGGAGCCAGTTGTTCACGGGGAACGTCACCGTGAACGCGGAGCCGTTCGAGGTCCTCCCCTTGGACCTGGGCTTGTTGTGGACGCCGCGAATGGGAGGCACCGTGCAGCCGTGA
- a CDS encoding HAD-IG family 5'-nucleotidase codes for MCLSPLAPSLSPFRPIPGGPTPDPLHGSFRSPLNRARAEDAALRADGLLADEELTQLLTSPRERRVVVQRARDIFVNRNLRMASVELFGFDMDYTLAIYHMRRLEQLSFDMTLAKLVSEYGYPPVVGGLLYDHHFVMRGLAVDRVNGNILKMDRFGHVGRAYHGLRPLKREVSRELYRNKRVRLRNPQFAWNDTLFALPETCLFAGIIELLESLGHTVDYGKLYDDIREAIDTVHRDNSLKREVRKDLARYVFLDPELGPALHKLRSGGKRLFLLTNSAWDYTDAVMKYLLDGQLAEYPSWRNYFDVVVTSAGKPGFFTDSHPFLELDASTEEGRVVGEATSLERGKVYSGGNLARFEELTGYRGENILYVGDHIYGDILKSKKSSLWRTCMVVQEIEDEITYTATRQEEIGTLSQVEVLRERLDDEVNHHKTLLNILDRRLEREQLTPDERLGVEELRKQTKAELDRMRRALKEANEVADTLEQDVEEGFNPYWGLLFKEGNENSRFGYQVEQYACLYTSRVSNFLHHSPMQYYRSPRDKMAHEQAGALSARLSPMGSEGPPKGAGNE; via the coding sequence ATGTGTCTGAGTCCCTTGGCACCATCACTTTCCCCGTTCCGTCCCATCCCGGGTGGGCCCACGCCGGACCCGCTTCACGGGAGCTTCCGTTCTCCCCTCAATCGAGCCCGCGCCGAGGACGCCGCGCTGCGAGCCGATGGACTGCTCGCCGACGAGGAACTCACGCAGTTGCTCACGTCGCCCCGCGAGCGCCGGGTGGTGGTGCAGCGGGCGCGGGACATCTTCGTCAACCGCAACCTGCGCATGGCCAGTGTCGAACTGTTCGGCTTCGACATGGATTACACGTTGGCCATCTATCACATGCGCCGGCTGGAGCAGCTGTCGTTCGACATGACGCTGGCGAAGCTGGTGAGCGAGTACGGCTATCCGCCGGTGGTGGGCGGGCTGCTGTACGACCACCACTTCGTGATGCGCGGGCTGGCGGTGGACCGCGTCAACGGCAACATCCTGAAGATGGACCGCTTCGGCCATGTGGGCCGCGCGTACCACGGGCTGCGCCCGCTGAAGCGCGAGGTCTCGCGTGAGCTGTACCGGAACAAGCGCGTGCGGCTGCGCAACCCGCAGTTCGCGTGGAACGACACGTTGTTCGCGCTGCCGGAGACGTGCCTGTTCGCGGGCATCATCGAGCTGCTGGAGTCGCTGGGCCACACGGTGGACTACGGCAAGCTCTACGACGACATCCGGGAGGCCATCGACACGGTGCACCGGGACAACTCGCTCAAGCGCGAGGTGCGCAAGGACCTGGCGCGCTACGTGTTCCTGGACCCGGAGCTGGGACCGGCGTTGCACAAGCTGCGCTCGGGCGGGAAGCGGCTGTTCCTGCTGACGAACTCCGCGTGGGACTACACGGACGCGGTGATGAAGTACCTCCTGGACGGGCAGCTCGCGGAGTACCCGAGCTGGAGGAACTACTTCGACGTGGTGGTGACGTCGGCGGGCAAGCCGGGCTTCTTCACCGACTCGCACCCCTTCCTGGAGCTGGATGCCTCCACGGAGGAAGGCCGCGTGGTGGGCGAGGCCACGTCGCTGGAGCGCGGCAAGGTGTACTCGGGCGGCAACCTGGCGCGCTTCGAGGAGCTGACGGGCTACCGGGGCGAGAACATCCTGTACGTGGGCGACCACATCTACGGCGACATCCTGAAGTCGAAGAAGTCGTCGCTGTGGCGCACGTGCATGGTGGTCCAGGAGATTGAGGACGAAATCACGTACACGGCGACGCGGCAGGAGGAGATTGGAACGCTGTCGCAGGTGGAGGTGCTCCGAGAGCGCCTGGACGACGAGGTGAACCACCACAAGACGCTGCTCAACATCCTGGATCGGCGACTGGAGCGAGAACAGCTGACACCGGACGAGCGGCTGGGCGTGGAGGAGCTCCGCAAGCAGACGAAGGCGGAGCTGGACCGGATGCGGCGGGCCTTGAAAGAGGCCAACGAGGTCGCGGACACGCTCGAGCAGGACGTGGAGGAAGGCTTCAATCCGTACTGGGGGCTGCTCTTCAAGGAAGGCAACGAGAACAGCCGCTTTGGCTACCAGGTGGAGCAGTACGCCTGTCTGTACACGAGCCGGGTGTCGAACTTCCTGCACCATTCGCCCATGCAGTACTACCGCTCACCGCGGGACAAGATGGCCCACGAGCAGGCCGGAGCCCTGTCCGCCCGGCTGTCCCCGATGGGCAGCGAAGGCCCCCCGAAGGGCGCCGGGAACGAGTAG
- a CDS encoding serine/threonine-protein kinase, whose protein sequence is MTATYRLTGKVEGGELAELYQGLELPGIPVVVKLFHPRTSDPAYAHDLAETTRLLQPVRHPGILHVVDLGVIRQRLAVVREDVDGFTLGTALQRLHSKDVVLPPTVALHIIIQLLEALHQAHEAGVVHGAITPGNVVLSHDGLPAVCDFGALRALMAVPQLRKSFGHRGRGTYRAPEVTRGEPHSAQSDIYSLGAIAYELLTQREPVVPGSGGVSTRRSEALPPPSRVDRRINSRLDPLILRALEPTPQRRFRSCGEFATSLRNQLAASGGMPSADDVRRFVRELFPNEMSLVSSGPPPFKEPFTLEPISGAEMDDLRAEELEKSVVQRAPYSRALTEDEANAETQQASEPAFEEYRPELYERDVADAATRVRAPSRASASDSTSAPGEDTGPAPAGPLEQGWEAPPGAAPPKPRRQPSSVGGGSGHTRIGRNPRLKVVEDFSAPEPAADDEGSISVSAPGRRGARIRRAPMEAKGPKTIPDVLPAVQPASARARDDIAMPPSDPALPSTSDVHRRLVSAEQRLSVAQHRYGRRLGIAAAIAGVGLVTFLVAAWQLGGDSAPAPEEAPREAKAEAAPVGPPPAMPIAPPVPVPVRPPPPAPEAASRGGEEDAAPEPKPPPKSQRAYLTITTNVPATVYVDGERLSRRTPLNRYPVKVGTRRIKLVSVATGEPKELDLRITRGQHLKVLVDSFTSPRR, encoded by the coding sequence ATGACTGCCACGTACCGGCTGACGGGCAAGGTGGAAGGCGGGGAGCTGGCCGAGCTGTATCAAGGCCTCGAGCTTCCCGGCATCCCCGTGGTGGTGAAGCTCTTCCACCCCAGGACGTCCGATCCGGCCTACGCCCATGACCTGGCGGAGACGACGCGGCTGCTCCAGCCCGTGCGGCACCCGGGCATCCTCCACGTCGTGGACCTGGGCGTCATCCGCCAGCGCCTGGCCGTGGTCCGCGAGGACGTGGACGGCTTCACCCTGGGCACCGCGCTCCAGCGCCTGCACTCCAAGGACGTGGTGCTGCCGCCCACCGTGGCGCTCCACATCATCATCCAGCTCCTGGAGGCCCTGCATCAGGCGCACGAGGCGGGCGTGGTGCACGGCGCCATCACCCCGGGCAACGTGGTGCTGTCGCATGACGGCCTGCCCGCGGTGTGCGACTTCGGCGCGCTGCGCGCCCTCATGGCCGTGCCCCAACTGCGCAAGTCGTTTGGCCACCGGGGCCGCGGCACGTACCGCGCGCCGGAAGTCACGCGGGGCGAGCCGCACTCCGCGCAGTCGGACATCTACTCGCTCGGCGCCATCGCCTACGAGCTGCTCACCCAGCGTGAGCCCGTGGTGCCCGGCAGCGGCGGGGTGTCCACGCGGCGCAGTGAGGCGTTGCCGCCGCCCAGCCGCGTGGACCGGCGCATCAATTCACGGCTGGACCCGCTCATCCTCCGCGCACTGGAGCCCACGCCCCAGCGCCGCTTCCGCTCCTGTGGCGAGTTCGCCACGTCGCTTCGCAATCAGCTCGCGGCCAGCGGCGGCATGCCCTCGGCGGACGACGTTCGCCGCTTCGTGCGGGAGCTGTTCCCCAACGAGATGAGCCTCGTCAGCTCGGGGCCTCCGCCGTTCAAGGAGCCCTTCACGCTGGAGCCCATCTCCGGCGCGGAGATGGACGACCTGCGCGCGGAGGAGCTCGAGAAGTCCGTGGTTCAGCGAGCCCCATACAGCCGCGCGCTGACCGAGGACGAGGCCAACGCGGAGACGCAGCAGGCCTCCGAGCCCGCGTTCGAGGAGTACCGCCCGGAGCTGTACGAGCGGGACGTGGCGGACGCGGCCACGCGGGTGCGGGCACCCTCGCGCGCGTCCGCCTCCGACTCCACCTCCGCGCCGGGGGAGGACACCGGGCCCGCTCCCGCCGGACCGCTGGAGCAGGGGTGGGAAGCGCCGCCGGGCGCCGCTCCGCCGAAGCCTCGCCGCCAGCCGTCGTCGGTGGGGGGAGGGAGCGGCCACACCCGCATCGGGCGAAATCCGCGCCTCAAGGTCGTGGAGGACTTCTCCGCGCCCGAGCCGGCCGCGGATGACGAGGGCTCGATCTCCGTCTCCGCGCCAGGTCGCCGCGGCGCTCGGATCCGCCGCGCCCCCATGGAGGCCAAGGGGCCCAAGACGATTCCGGACGTGTTGCCCGCGGTGCAGCCGGCCTCGGCGCGAGCGCGTGACGACATCGCGATGCCGCCGTCCGATCCGGCGTTGCCTTCGACGTCCGACGTGCACCGGCGCCTGGTGAGCGCGGAGCAGCGGTTGTCCGTGGCCCAGCACCGGTATGGACGCCGGTTGGGCATCGCGGCGGCCATCGCCGGGGTGGGGTTGGTCACCTTCCTGGTGGCTGCATGGCAGCTCGGGGGGGATTCCGCACCCGCGCCGGAGGAGGCCCCGCGGGAGGCGAAGGCCGAGGCCGCCCCCGTGGGCCCACCGCCCGCCATGCCCATCGCGCCGCCGGTGCCGGTGCCAGTGCGTCCGCCGCCGCCCGCTCCAGAAGCCGCGTCGCGAGGGGGCGAGGAGGACGCGGCCCCCGAGCCGAAGCCTCCCCCGAAGTCTCAGCGCGCGTATCTCACCATCACCACCAATGTGCCGGCGACCGTCTACGTCGACGGCGAGCGGCTGAGCCGCCGTACGCCCCTCAACCGATACCCCGTCAAGGTGGGCACCCGGCGCATCAAGCTGGTGTCCGTCGCCACCGGTGAGCCCAAGGAGCTGGACCTGCGCATCACGCGGGGGCAGCACCTCAAGGTCCTGGTGGACTCGTTCACGTCTCCGAGGCGGTGA
- a CDS encoding response regulator, whose protein sequence is MDPTRIFVVEDQPQLLKNLVKVLATFPELEVVGTSQEGEAAVEDIVQLRPQLVLLDLELPGINGIQVTQRVKRRAPEVEILILTSFDDETKVYEAIQAGASGYLVKRVGPEKIRSGIQEVMEGGTVLEPIIAKRFWNYFQSVQAKSTQAEKKLENPWALTPLEFEVLRYVAKGLSNAEVGHVMTLERRTVRTHLSHIYRKMGVNSHVEAVVMALRAGVVDL, encoded by the coding sequence ATGGACCCGACCCGCATCTTCGTCGTCGAGGATCAACCCCAGCTCCTCAAGAACCTGGTGAAGGTGCTGGCCACCTTCCCCGAACTGGAGGTGGTAGGCACCTCCCAGGAAGGGGAGGCCGCGGTGGAGGACATCGTCCAGCTCCGCCCCCAGCTCGTCCTCCTGGACCTGGAGTTGCCCGGCATCAACGGCATCCAGGTGACCCAGCGGGTGAAGCGCCGCGCCCCGGAGGTGGAGATCCTCATCCTCACGTCCTTCGATGACGAGACGAAGGTCTACGAGGCCATCCAGGCCGGGGCCTCCGGCTACCTGGTGAAGCGGGTGGGGCCGGAGAAGATCCGCTCCGGCATCCAGGAGGTGATGGAGGGCGGGACAGTCTTGGAGCCCATCATCGCCAAGCGCTTCTGGAACTACTTCCAGTCCGTTCAGGCGAAGTCCACCCAGGCGGAGAAGAAGCTGGAGAACCCCTGGGCGCTCACGCCGCTGGAGTTCGAGGTGCTGCGCTACGTGGCCAAGGGCCTGTCCAACGCCGAGGTGGGGCACGTGATGACGCTGGAGCGGCGGACGGTGCGCACGCACCTGTCGCATATCTACCGGAAGATGGGCGTCAACTCTCACGTGGAGGCCGTGGTGATGGCCCTGCGTGCGGGTGTCGTGGATCTATAG